The Setaria italica strain Yugu1 chromosome IX, Setaria_italica_v2.0, whole genome shotgun sequence genome has a window encoding:
- the LOC101786185 gene encoding peroxidase P7: protein MAASLSRRFAVAACVAAMALALLATPSRGQLLDTHFYDKACPAALPTIKRVVEEAVAAEPRMGASLLRLHFHDCFVNGCDGSILLDDTPFFTGEKRASPNVNSVRGFDVIDRIKAAVNAACRGNVVSCADIVAVAARDSVVALGGPSYDVPLGRRDARTASQAAANNSIPAPTFNLDRLASSFASHGLSLQDLVVLSGGHTLGFSRCTNFRDRLYNETDTLDGALAASLQAVCPRATGSGDDNLAPLDPTPARFDGGYYASLLRGRGVLHSDQQLFAAGGVADALVRFYAANGDAFRRDFADAMVRMASLSPLTGTRGEIRYNCRKVNYS, encoded by the exons ATGGCGGCTTCGTTGTCTCGCCGGTTCGCGGTGGCGGCGTGTGTCGCGGCCATGGCGTTGGCTCTCTTGGCAACGCCCAGCCGCGGGCAGCTCCTGGACACGCACTTCTACGACAAGGCGTGCCCCGCGGCGCTCCCCACCATCAagcgggtggtggaggaggccgtggccgCGGAGCCGCGCATGGGCGCCTCGCTCCTGCGCCTgcacttccacgactgcttcgtcaac GGGTGCGACGGGTCCATCCTGCTGGACGACACGCCCTTCTTCACCGGCGAGAAGAGAGCCTCGCCGAACGTCAACTCCGTCCGCGGCTTCGACGTGATCGACCGCATCAAGGCCGCCGTCAACGCCGCCTGCAGGGGCAAcgtcgtctcctgcgccgacatcgtcgccgtcgcggcgcgcGACTCCGTCGTCGCG CTGGGAGGGCCGTCGTACGACGTGCCACTGGGCCGCCGGGACGCGCGCACGGCGAGCCAGGCGGCGGCGAACAACAGCATCCCGGCGCCGACCTTCAACCTCGACCGCCTCGCTTCCAGCTTCGCCTCGCACGGCCTCTCCCTCCAGGACCTCGTCGTGCTCTCCGGCGGCCACACGCTGGGCTTCTCCCGCTGCACCAACTTCCGGGACCGCCTCTACAACGAGACCGACACCCTGGACGGCGCCCTCGCGGCGTCGCTCCAGGCGGTGTGCCCGCGCGCCACCGGCAGCGGCGACGACAACCTCGCACCGCTCGACCCGACGCCCGCGCGGTTCGACGGCGGGTACTACGCGTCGCTGCTGCGGGGCAGGGGCGTCCTGCACTCGGACCAGCAGCTGTTcgctgccggcggcgtcgccgacgCGCTCGTGAGGTTCTACGCCGCGAACGGCGACGCGTTCAGGAGGGACTTCGCTGATGCCATGGTGAGGATGGCCAGCCTCAGCCCGCTCACCGGGACCCGCGGCGAGATCCGATACAACTGCAGGAAGGTGAACTACTCTTGA
- the LOC101786582 gene encoding WEB family protein At2g38370, whose translation MNSEAECAAAPAAADAVGGGGGRAEVDTSAPFESVREAVDRFGGSAAWFAPSKKHEHSEQAAEAIDVQEQAAQLENEVARKERETLDVLKELESTKKVIADLKLKIQKEATETSPDEAVKSEETDQVSAPGPEEQQPENVTVDMDGMEGIEENPQLSSGSVLVELEQAKEILNRTTSDLAQVRAAVELLRNSIAKEKILLERGQEKLSSNTSLVSHLEDELDQTAQKLETLKDLQKRRKDPSDIFIEIKKMTTEVQQLRSMANDSKSEAMLLAAEIEQAKASISTAEIRCIAAKKMEEAARAAESLALAEIKALLSSQSSFEGDNSSDGVTLSIEEYFTLCSKTLEADENSKKKVGDAMLQVDIANSSESESVKRLEDAKVEVEECKKALQEALKRVEAANHGKLAVEEILRRWKSESGHRKRSICGSPKFKNAAHPRKDSHSMDITDDVSDRSFKQTLSIGQILSMKLMGPDGYDKSVWDDKASEMPNISLGQILNRSGVLCREDMAPRKRISGKRKKFALTGLSVLLAKQSKSKKKRESF comes from the exons ATGAACTCCGAAGCCGAATGCGCAgcagctccggccgccgccgatgcggtgggcggtggcggcggcagggcggagGTCGACACGTCGGCGCCGTTCGAGTCCGTGCGGGAGGCCGTCGACCGCTtcggcggcagcgccgcctGGTTCGCGCCCTCCAAG AAACATGAACACTCTGAACAAGCTGCAGAAGCCATCGACGTACAAGAGCAGGCTGCTCAGCTAGAAAATGAGGTTGCCCGCAAAGAGAGGGAGACTCTTGATGTGTTGAAGGAGCTGGAGTCAACCAAGAAAGTCATTGCAGACCTGAAGCTGAAAATACAGAAAGAAGCCACTGAAACATCCCCTGATGAAGCTGTCAAGTCTGAGGAAACTGATCAGGTTTCTGCGCCAGGACCTGAAGAGCAGCAACCTGAAAATGTTACCGTGGATATGGATGGCATGGAAGGCATAGAAGAAAATCCGCAGCTGTCTTCTGGTTCAGTTTTGGTGGAACTTGAGCAAGCCAAAGAAATACTGAACAGAACTACAAGTGATCTGGCACAAGTGCGGGCTGCAGTTGAGTTACTGCGAAATAGCATAGCGAAGGAGAAAATATTACTTGAAAGAGGCCAAGAAAAGCTTTCCTCTAACACCTCCTTGGTTTCTCATTTGGAGGATGAGCTTGATCAGACAGCACAAAAGCTGGAAACTCTGAAGGATCTGCAGAAGAGACGCAAAGATCCCTCAGACATTTTTATTGAGATCAAGAAAATGACAACTGAGGTTCAGCAGCTCAGGAGCATGGCAAATGATTCAAAATCTGAAGCGATGTTGTTGGCTGCAGAAATCGAGCAGGCAAAGGCCAGCATTAGCACAGCTGAGATCAGGTGTATTGCAGCCAAAAAGATGGAAGAAGCAGCTAGAGCAGCAGAGTCCCTTGCACTTGCAGAGATCAAAGCTCTATTGAGCAGTCAAAGTTCTTTTGAAGGTGACAACTCTTCTGATGGAGTGACTCTCTCAATAGAGGAGTATTTCACACTGTGTTCCAAAACTCTTGAAGCTGATGAAAACTCCAAGAAGAAAGTAGGAGATGCTATGTTGCAGGTGGATATAGCTAACAGCTCAGAGTCCGAGTCGGTTAAGAGGCTCGAGGATGCCAAAGTTGAGGTTGAAGAATGCAAGAAGGCGCTACAAGAGGCCCTAAAGAGGGTTGAAGCTGCAAACCATGGAAAGCTTGCAGTTGAAGAGATCCTTCGGAGATGGAAATCTGAGAGTGGACACAGAAAGCGGTCTATCTGCGGATCTCCGAAGTTCAAAAACGCAGCCCATCCTCGTAAAGATTCACACAGCATGGATATTACTGATGATGTTTCAGATAGATCTTTCAAGCAAACTTTGTCAATTGGGCAGATACTGAGTATGAAGTTAATGGGGCCTGATGGGTATGACAAAAGTGTCTGGGACGACAAGGCAAGCGAGATGCCAAATATCTCACTTGGTCAGATTCTGAACCGCAGTGGTGTTTTGTGTAGAGAAGATATGGCTCCCCGCAAAAGAATTTCAGGAAAGAGGAAGAAATTTGCATTGACTGGGCTTTCTGTTCTCCTGGCGAAGCAATCtaagagcaagaagaagagagaatcCTTTTAA
- the LOC101786974 gene encoding CBL-interacting protein kinase 10 — translation MTEKGNILMQRYEMGKLLGKGSFAKVYHARCVNTSHSVAIKVIDKDKIFKCGLMDQISREISVMKLVKHPNIVQMYEVMATKTKIYFVLEYVKGGELFNKVQRGRLKEDVARKYFQQLISAIDFCHSRGVYHRDLKPENLLLDESRNLKISDFGLSALPDCKRQDGLLHTSCGTPAYVAPEVISRKGYDGAKADIWACGVILYVLLAGYLPFQDKNLVDMYKKICKAQLKWPSWFSSDIRKLLRRLLHPNPSARISIAEIMEHPWFRIGHPNHGKLFDYTMNSTDNVMPIDMNLALDHSNANTVGGNQAVEKLTNLNAFDIISLSNGFDLSGIFEENSNKEEAKFTSTNTASTIITKLEEIAMSLRLKITKKCGGLLKMECSKPGRKGVMSLNAEVFHITPNFHLVEIKKTNGDTLEYQKVMKQVMRPALKDIVWAWQGEQPEKEKQQS, via the coding sequence ATGACCGAGAAAGGAAATATTCTGATGCAAAGATATGAGATGGGAAAGTTACTTGGGAAAGGGAGTTTTGCCAAAGTTTACCATGCTCGTTGTGTTAACACTTCACACAGTGTTGCTATCAAGGTGATTGACAAAGATAAGATCTTTAAGTGTGGTCTTATGGATCAAATAAGTCGAGAGATTTCGGTGATGAAGTTGGTGAAACATCCAAATATTGTACAAATGTATGAGGTGATGGCTACTAAAACCAAAATATATTTTGTGTTAGAATACGTCAAGGGAGGAGAGTTGTTCAACAAGGTTCAACGAGGAAGGCTAAAAGAAGATGTTGCTCGTAAATATTTCCAACAACTAATTAGTGCTATTGATTTTTGTCATAGTAGAGGAGTTTATCACCGTGATTTGAAGCCTGaaaatcttcttcttgatgaaagtCGCAATCTCAAGATCTCAGACTTTGGTTTAAGTGCACTTCCAGATTGCAAGAGACAAGATGGGTTACTCCATACAAGTTGTGGTACTCCTGCATATGTTGCTCCAGAAGTAATAAGTAGAAAAGGATACGATGGTGCAAAGGCTGACATATGGGCTTGTGGAGTGATTCTCTATGTGTTGTTGGCAGGCTATCTTCCTTTCCAGGATAAGAACTTGGTAGACATGTATAAGAAAATTTGCAAAGCACAACTCAAATGGCCAAGTTGGTTTTCTTCAGATATTCGAAAGCTTTTgcggcgtcttcttcatccaaACCCCAGTGCACGGATCTCTATTGCAGAAATCATGGAACATCCTTGGTTTAGAATTGGTCATCCAAATCATGGAAAATTGTTTGATTATACCATGAATTCGACAGATAATGTTATGCCCATTGACATGAATTTGGCTTTGGATCATTCCAATGCCAATACTGTTGGGGGTAATCAAGCAGTAGAAAAACTTACTAATTTGAATGCTTTTGACATCATCTCACTTTCTAATGGATTTGATCTCTCTGGCATATTTGAGGAGAACTCAAACAAGGAGGAGGCTAAATTCACATCTACCAACACAGCTTCGACAATCATTACAAAGCTCGAGGAAATTGCAATGAGCTTGCGACTAAAGATAACAAAGAAATGTGGTGGATTGCTGAAGATGGAATGTTCCAAACCAGGAAGGAAAGGTGTGATGTCCTTAAATGCTGAAGTATTTCACATCACACCAAATTTTCATCTAGTGGAGATCAAGAAAACCAATGGCGATACCCTTGAGTACCAAAAGGTTATGAAACAAGTTATGAGGCCAGCACTGAAAGATATTGTGTGGGCTTGGCAAGGTGAGCAGCCTGAAAAGGAGAAGCAACAATCTTAG
- the LOC101753108 gene encoding uroporphyrinogen decarboxylase yields MATACPPLSLPSTSLLRGGGSARAGPRRRQLSAVRCSAVGEAVAEEASVVTAEEPLLVSAIRGKKVERPPVWLMRQAGRYMKSYQLLCERYPNFRERSENVDLVVEISLQPWKVFKPDGVILFSDILTPLPGMNIPFDIVKGKGPVIYDPLRTAAAVNAVREFVPEEWVPYVGQALNLLRQEVKNEAAVLGFVGAPFTLASYCVEGGSSKNFTMIKKLAFSEPTILHNLLQKFTTSMANYIKYQADNGAQAVQIFDSWATELSPTDFEEFSLPYLKQIVDSVRETHPDLPLILYASGSGGLLERLPLTGVDVVSLDWTVDMAEGRKRLGSNIAVQGNVDPGVLFGSKEFISKRIYDTVQKAGNVGHVLNLGHGIKVGTPEENVAHFFEVAKGIRY; encoded by the exons ATGGCGACCGCGTGCCCGCCGCTCTCGCTGCCGtccacctccctcctccgcggcggcgggtcCGCCCGCGCCGGGCCCAGGCGCCGGCAGCTCTCCGCCGTCCGCTGCAGCGCCGTCGGAG AGGCAGTGGCGGAGGAGGCTTCGGTCGTGACGGCGGAGGAGCCTCTGCTGGTCAGCGCTATTAGAGGGAAGAAGGTCGAGAGGCCGCCCGTCTGGCTCATGAGGCAGGCCGGGAGGTACATGAAG AGCTATCAATTGCTTTGTGAGCGATATCCAAATTTCCGTGAAAGATCAGAAAATGTCGACCTAGTTGTTGAGATCTCTCTGCAACCATGGAAGGTTTTCAAGCCTGATGGA GTCATCTTGTTCTCGGATATCCTTACTCCACTTCCTGGGATGAACATACCTTTCGACATCGTGAAAGGAAAAGGTCCGGTGATTTATGATCCCTTGAGAACAGCAGCTGCTGTGAATGCAGTTAGAGAATTTGTTCCTGAGGAGTGGGTCCCTTATGTGGGGCAGGCTCTAAATTTGTTGCGACAAGAG GTTAAAAATGAAGCTGCAGTTCTAGGTTTTGTTGGAGCTCCCTTTACCTTGGCATCTTACTGTGTGGAAGGAGGTTCATCAAAGAACTTTACAATGATTAAGAAATTAGCCTTCTCAGAACCAACG ATTCTGCACAATTTGCTACAAAAATTCACAACATCAATGGCTAACTACATTAAATACCAAGCGGACAATGGGGCACAGGCTGTCCAAATTTTTGATTCATGGGCTACCGAACTCAGCCCAACTGATTTTGAGGAGTTTAGCCTGCCTTATCTAAAGCAGATCGTGGATAGTGTCAGGGAAACGCATCCTGATTTGCCCTTGATACTATATGCAAGTGGGTCTGGGGGCTTGCTGGAGAGGCTTCCTTTGACCGGTGTTGACGTTGTCAGCTTGGACTGGACAGTCGACATGGCTGAGGGCAGAAAAAGATTGGGATCTAACATAGCAGTTCAGGGGAATGTGGACCCTGGTGTTCTTTTTGGATCGAAAGAGTTCATTAGTAAGCGGATCTATGACACTGTGCAGAAGGCTGGTAATGTTGGACATGTATTGAACCTTGGTCATGGCATCAAGGTTGGAACTCCAGAGGAGAATGTTGCTCACTTCTTTGAGGTTGCAAAAGGAATCAGATACTAA
- the LOC101753509 gene encoding putative potassium transporter 8, with protein MDLEFGRGLRSPKRDSWKTTLLLAYQSLGVVYGDLSISPLYVYKSTFAEDIQHSETNEEIFGVLSFVFWTLTLIPLIKYVSIVLRADDNGEGGTFALYSLICRHANVSLLPNRQIADEELSTYKLECPPEITDKSHIKVWLEKHRKLRIALLIMVMIGTCMVIGDGVLTPAISVFSAVSGLEFSLSKDHREYAVIPITCVILAFLFALQHYGTHRVGFLFAPIVLAWLFCMSAVGLYNIIHWNPQVYQALNPYYMFKFLKKTRKYGWMSLGGILLCMTGSEAMFADLGHFSYSAIQLAFTCLVYPALILAYMGQAAYLSKHHDFYSSSQVGFYIAVPDKIRWPVLVLAILASVVGSQAIISGTFSIINQSQSLSCFPRVKVVHTSEKIHGQIYIPEINWLLMILCIAVTVGFRDTKHMGNASGLAVITVMLVTTFLTSLVIVLCWHRPPLLAFAFLLFFGSIEALYFSASLIKFLEGAWLPILLALILMAVMLIWHYTTIKKYEFDLHNKVTLEWLLALGDKLGMVRVPGIGLVYTDLTSGVPANFSRFVTNLPAFHRVLVFVCVKSVPVPHVFPAERYLIGRVGPPGHRSYRCIVRYGYRDVHQDVDSFEDELVETLATFIKLDASYRCSEASEWEPEAEMEPGERERRLTVIASNQLRHRASYDLQDSAQHSSASTVEMRATAAGAGGGPTATADDEDGDTGEISPARKQVRFFIDSHVASPDAAQSAKQVAEELEALAAARESGTAFILGHSHVQCKPGSSVLKRLAVDVGYNFLRRNCRGPDVALRVPPASLLEVGMVYVL; from the exons ATGGATCTTGAGTTCGGGAGGGGCCTGAGATCCCCAAAG AGGGACTCTTGGAAGACCACCTTGCTGCTGGCGTACCAGAGCTTGGGGGTGGTCTATGGAGACCTGAGCATATCTCCGCTGTATGTGTACAAGAGCACCTTCGCCGAGGACATCCAGCACTCGGAGACGAACGAGGAGATCTTCGGCGTGCTCTCCTTCGTGTTCTGGACGCTCACCTTGATTCCCCTCATCAAGTACGTCTCCATTGTCCTACGAGCCGACGACAATGGCGAAG GAGGGACATTTGCCCTGTACTCTCTGATATGCAGGCACGCAAATGTGAGCCTTCTCCCAAACAGGCAAATTGCTGATGAGGAGCTTTCCACTTATAAACTGGAATGCCCTCCCGAAATAACAGACAAGTCTCATATCAAGGTCTGGCTTGAGAAGCACAGGAAGCTGCGCATTGCTCTCTTGATCATGGTTATGATTGGCACATGTATGGTTATCGGGGACGGTGTTCTCACGCCTGCTATATCTG TGTTCTCAGCAGTTTCAGGTCTTGAGTTCTCCCTGTCCAAGGATCACCGTGAAT ATGCTGTCATTCCAATAACCTGTGTCATATTAGCATTCCTATTTGCCCTCCAGCACTACGGTACACACCGGGTTGGATTTCTCTTCGCCCCAATAGTTCTAGCCTGGCTATTCTGCATGAGTGCTGTTGGCCTTTACAATATCATCCACTGGAATCCTCAAGTCTACCAAGCTCTGAATCCTTATTATATGTTCAAGTTCTTAAAAAAGACTAGAAAATATGGTTGGATGTCGCTCGGTGGAATCTTGCTCTGCATGACAG GATCAGAAGCTATGTTTGCAGATCTTGGACACTTCTCATACAGTGCAATCCAG CTTGCTTTCACTTGTTTAGTTTACCCCGCACTGATTCTAGCGTACATGGGTCAAGCTGCTTACTTATCAAAACATCATGACTTTTACTCAAGCTCCCAAGTTGGATTTTACATCGCAGTTCCAG ATAAGATCAGATGGCCTGTGCTTGTATTGGCAATTTTGGCTTCGGTAGTTGGAAGTCAAGCAATCATCAGTGGAACCTTCTCAATTATCAATCAGAGCCAGTCCTTGAGTTGCTTCCCTCGAGTAAAAGTTGTGCATACATCTGAGAAAATCCATGGACAAATATACATCCCTGAGATCAATTGGTTGCTTATGATACTATGCATTGCTGTCACCGTTGGATTCAGGGACACAAAGCACATGGGCAATGCATCTG GACTAGCGGTGATAACAGTGATGCTGGTGACCACGTTCCTTACATCCCTGGTCATCGTTCTGTGCTGGCACAGGCCGCCACTGCTGGCAttcgccttcctcctcttcttcggaTCCATCGAGGCGCTCTACTTCTCGGCTTCGCTGATCAAATTCCTGGAGGGCGCGTGGCTCCCGATCCTCCTCGCGCTCATCCTGATGGCCGTGATGCTCATCTGGCACTACACGACCATCAAGAAGTACGAGTTCGACCTGCACAACAAGGTCACCCTGGAGTGGCTCCTGGCCCTGGGCGACAAGCTGGGCATGGTCCGCGTCCCCGGCATCGGCCTCGTGTACACAGACCTGACATCGGGCGTCCCGGCCAACTTCTCCCGGTTCGTGACCAACCTCCCGGCGTTCCACCGGGTGCTGGTGTTCGTGTGCGTCAAGTCGGTGCCGGTGCCGCATGTGTTCCCGGCGGAGCGCTACCTGATTGGCCGCGTCGGCCCGCCAGGGCACCGCTCGTACCGGTGCATCGTGCGGTACGGGTACCGCGACGTGCACCAGGACGTGGACTCGTTCGAGGATGAGCTGGTGGAGACGCTGGCCACGTTCATCAAGCTGGACGCGTCGTACCGGTGCAGCGAGGCCAGCGAGTGGGAGCCGGAGGCGGAGATGGAGCCCggcgagcgggagcggcggctgACGGTGATCGCGAGCAACCAGCTCCGGCACCGCGCGAGCTACGACCTCCAGGACAGCGCGCAGCACTCGTCGGCGTCCACCGTGGAGatgcgcgccaccgccgccggtgccggcggcggccccacGGCGACAGcggacgacgaggacggcgacACGGGGGAGATCAGCCCGGCGCGGAAGCAGGTGCGGTTCTTCATCGACAGCCACGTGGCGAGCCCGGACGCGGCGCAGAGCGCCAAGCAGGTGGCGGAGGAGCtggaggcgctggcggcggcgcgggagtcCGGCACGGCGTTCATCCTGGGGCACTCGCACGTGCAGTGCAAGCCGGGGTCGTCGGTGCTGAAGCGGCTGGCGGTGGACGTCGGGTACAACTTCCTGCGGCGCAACTGCCGCGGCCCCGACGTGGCGCTGCGCGTGCCGCCGGCGTCGCTGCTGGAGGTCGGCATGGTGTACGTGCTCTGA
- the LOC101754724 gene encoding protein ALP1-like, with amino-acid sequence MDGNGDDHFSQPDPAFPSGAFDLYSQADSYQGPRSGMQALDLNSQVDEFPAFSSYADILRSDHGGVARGGGARTPGLRVAHNGGGDSRGGGATRGGGASADKGRGAGGSRGCGAARSRGGGANRVGGTGGSRGRGRATRNLFIGSASAGGAAGGGGRGGGRVGGRRRRGGSDHEDYVYADEGYAPEVADGVEVIFPGSSKDPYLILHCRKRNREFVQMMLTLGMYYESYIHKAPRRVASVTGIEWVTETLSNPTSCYNMFRMSCPLFNQLHDLLVDSYGLRATRDMSTVEALGMFLWILGAPQSLRQVEDRFVRSLETISRTFDKVLGTVLKLAVHNIRPQDPEFKTVHKRLLNPRFAPYFNNCIGAIDGTHVPVVVPSEKVMQYTNRHGYTSQNVLAICDFDMRFTFVVSGWPGSVHDMRVFSDAIEKYGDKFPHPPTGKFYLVDSGYPNRPGYLSPYKGTKYHLPEFRNGPMPRGMQETFNYAHSSLRNVIERSFGVLKMKWRILMGIPSFPMHKQSKIIVACMAIHNFIRENSVADREFDLYDCDENGVPMPGTSNRGGGETSTQVEEEDSNMNAFRDEIAHALYNRSR; translated from the exons ATGGACGGCAACGGCGACGACCACTTCTCGCAGCCGGATCCGGCCTTCCCCTCCGGCGCCTTCGACCTGTACTCCCAGGCGGATTCGTATCAAGGACCACGATCCGGGATGCAGGCCTTGGATCTGAACTCCCAGGTCGACGAGTTCCCCGCCTTCAGCTCGTACGCCGACATCCTCCGGAGTGACCACGGCGGAGTTGCTCGAGGGGGCGGTGCTCGCACACCCGGGCTTCGCGTGGCCCACAATGGCGGCGGAGacagcagaggaggaggcgccacgagaggtggcggcgcaagtGCTGACAAGGGTCGCGGCGCCGGGGGGAGCAGAGGATGCGGCGCCGCGAGAAGCAGAGGTGGTGGTGCAAACCGTGTCGGCGGCACTGGCGGTAGCAGAGGTCGTGGGCGGGCGACTAGGAACCTATTCATTGGTTCCGCGTCTGCTGgtggtgctgccggcggcggtggacgcggCGGTGGACGTGTGGGTGGCCGTCGTCGACGTGGAGGCAGTGACCATGAAGATTATGTGTATGCTGACGAAGGATACGCGCCAGAGGTTGCTGATGGCGTGGAAGTGATATTTCCTGGCTCTTCAAAG GATCCATACCTCATATTGCACTGTCGTAAGAGGAATCGGGAGTTCGTCCAAATGATGTTAACACTCGGTATGTACTACGAATCTTACATACACAAAGCTCCAAGGAGGGTTGCATCAGTGACGGGCATTGAATGGGTAACAGAAACATTATCAAATCCGACCTCTTGTtataacatgtttaggatgagttGCCCATTATTTAATCAACTTCATGATCTATTAGTTGACTCATATGGTTTGAGAGCCACTCGAGATATGTCAACAGTGGAGGCCTTAGGAATGTTCCTATGGATATTAGGTGCACCGCAGTCACTTAGGCAAGTTGAGGATCGATTTGTGAGGTCGTTGGAGACAATAAGCCGTACGTTCGACAAAGTGTTAGGCACTGTTCTTAAGCTAGCAGTACATAATATTAGGCCACAGGACCCTGAATTTAAGACGGTGCACAAGAGATTACTCAACCCTCGGTTTGCTCCGTATTTCAACAACTgtattggagctattgatggGACACACGTTCCAGTCGTGGTGCCAAGTGAAAAGGTCATGCAATATACAAACAGGCACGGGTATACCTCACAGAATGTGttagctatttgtgacttcgacatgaggttTACATTTGTTGTTAGTGGATGGCCAGGATCGGTCCATGATATGAGAGTGTTCAGTGATGCCATAGAAAAATACGGTGACAAGTTTCCACATCCTCCTACAG GCAAGTTTTACCTTGTTGATTCGGGGTATCCAAACCGTCCCGGTTACCTATCACCTTACAAGGGTACGAAGTACCATCTACCGGAGTTTCGTAATGGTCCAATGCCCAGAGGTATGCAAGAGACCtttaattatgcacattcatcccttagaaatgttatcgagaggtcattcggagttttgaagatgaagtggaggatacTGATGGGTATACCAAGTTTTCCAATgcacaagcaaagcaaaattattGTGGCTTGCATGGCAATTCACAATTTTATCCGAGAGAATAGTGTTGCCGATAGGGAATTTGATTTGTACGATTGTGATGAAAATGGTGTCCCAATGCCCGGAACTTCAAACCGCGGAGGAGGTGAGACAAGTACccaagtagaagaagaagatagcAACATGAATGCATTTCGAGATGAAATAGCTCATGCCTTGTACAATAGGTCTAGATAA